A genomic window from Neorickettsia sennetsu str. Miyayama includes:
- a CDS encoding ETC complex I subunit has product MSIENKKAIIYRPSKAATQSGYGDQKWVLRFCSEEPKYVEPLMGWVGSRDTITQLVLKFDSREVAEAYAKKNGIDYTVVMPQQAKVKPKSYADNFQ; this is encoded by the coding sequence TTGTCTATCGAAAACAAGAAGGCCATAATATATAGACCAAGCAAGGCAGCTACTCAGTCTGGGTATGGTGATCAAAAGTGGGTGCTTAGGTTTTGTTCTGAGGAGCCAAAATATGTAGAGCCGTTAATGGGTTGGGTAGGTAGTCGTGATACGATAACGCAGTTAGTGCTCAAATTTGACAGTAGAGAAGTAGCTGAAGCTTATGCTAAAAAAAATGGTATTGACTATACTGTTGTCATGCCGCAACAAGCAAAGGTAAAGCCAAAGTCCTACGCGGATAACTTTCAATGA
- a CDS encoding FAD-dependent monooxygenase: protein MTKFYDFIISGGGLSGVLAAHLLKDLGLSCYIFDKSGEVSVDFRTSAISYESVRFFEKLGLWQVMEPFAVPINDIYSFQEKSGSFLHFEGAQANLDFSMSYVVPNLVLQDILYKGIDINYGCTYKNVCYSHDRVRVDFADKVIEGRYMLVAEGRYSNTAGLLGFKMIRSSYRQSCLICNLRSTGREHSNVAVEMFLESGPFALLPLRKSTEFSLIWTAKFPFANTLATIDEKEFLSEVQKISGIEFEKILTPRVVYPIVLNFCMNPRKGPVMLIGDSAHGIHPVAGQGFNLAVYDLKDLHDVLNKYGLDNFDELIDAYLKRRKRSALSMVAFTHFLVKSFSCASPSLRVARGFVLDVIESSSWLKRFFMERAAGKGL from the coding sequence ATGACTAAGTTTTACGATTTTATAATTTCTGGGGGTGGTCTATCCGGAGTTCTAGCAGCCCATTTATTGAAGGATCTCGGTTTGTCCTGTTACATCTTTGATAAAAGTGGTGAAGTCTCTGTTGACTTTAGAACTAGCGCGATTAGTTATGAGTCCGTGCGTTTCTTTGAAAAGCTTGGACTGTGGCAAGTGATGGAGCCATTTGCTGTACCTATAAACGACATATACTCTTTCCAGGAGAAAAGTGGGTCCTTTCTCCACTTTGAGGGTGCACAGGCCAATCTGGATTTTTCAATGAGCTATGTGGTGCCAAATCTGGTGCTCCAGGATATTTTATACAAAGGAATTGATATTAATTACGGTTGTACATACAAGAATGTGTGTTATTCCCACGATAGGGTGCGTGTGGACTTCGCAGATAAAGTGATTGAGGGAAGATATATGCTTGTTGCAGAAGGTAGGTACTCTAATACTGCAGGACTGCTGGGCTTCAAGATGATACGCTCAAGCTACAGACAGAGTTGTCTCATATGTAATTTGAGGAGCACTGGTAGAGAACACTCCAATGTTGCGGTAGAGATGTTTTTAGAAAGTGGTCCGTTTGCATTGTTACCATTACGTAAAAGCACTGAATTTTCCCTTATCTGGACAGCTAAGTTTCCCTTTGCTAATACCCTTGCGACAATTGATGAGAAGGAGTTTCTTTCAGAGGTGCAAAAAATCTCGGGTATTGAGTTTGAGAAGATTCTTACACCGCGAGTAGTTTATCCTATCGTGTTAAACTTTTGCATGAATCCACGTAAGGGGCCAGTTATGTTAATAGGCGATTCTGCACATGGGATACACCCAGTGGCCGGTCAAGGATTTAATTTGGCTGTATATGATCTAAAAGATCTCCATGACGTGCTGAATAAGTATGGACTGGACAATTTTGATGAGTTGATTGACGCATATTTGAAGAGAAGAAAACGAAGTGCTCTTTCTATGGTTGCTTTCACTCATTTCCTTGTTAAATCTTTTTCTTGTGCTTCGCCGTCTTTACGCGTTGCTAGAGGATTTGTATTGGATGTAATAGAATCGAGTAGTTGGTTGAAGCGTTTTTTTATGGAGCGTGCTGCCGGAAAAGGTCTGTAG
- a CDS encoding quinone oxidoreductase family protein — protein sequence MTKALLIEKTGGPEVFKSVDINFRAPKSDEALIRHTAIGINYIDIEQRSGFYNLHENTSRRKLPAIVGCQGVGVIKELGEGAVVDVQPGDRVCYATIPYGAYSEERVIKLKYLHKIPDFLSDIDVAACLYSGMVSFYLTCRAYLVMNDFTVMVHAVDTDMGDMLCQWIRARAPGCKIIGTVGSMRKLELLKDIRCELLLNYLEDPEVLREKVHKFTRGHGVNAVYDCIGKDTYMLSLNSLARFGIYVLYEQRSGEIPPMSWKAFRARSLFFTHPSLFHYARNHVESVLAVAEVFHHMRIKKVVPNIALRCSGLDDIPEAHRQIEVGNVNGASVVIF from the coding sequence ATGACAAAGGCGCTTCTTATAGAGAAGACAGGTGGCCCAGAGGTTTTTAAATCAGTGGATATTAATTTTAGGGCGCCCAAAAGTGATGAAGCTCTCATTAGGCACACAGCTATTGGAATAAACTACATAGATATCGAGCAAAGAAGTGGCTTTTACAATTTGCATGAGAATACCAGCAGGCGGAAATTGCCAGCGATTGTTGGGTGTCAAGGGGTTGGTGTGATCAAAGAGTTGGGTGAAGGTGCGGTTGTGGATGTTCAACCTGGAGATAGGGTCTGTTATGCCACGATACCCTATGGTGCCTATTCCGAAGAACGCGTAATAAAGTTGAAATATCTTCATAAAATTCCAGATTTTCTCTCCGATATTGATGTGGCAGCGTGCTTGTACAGTGGGATGGTATCCTTCTATCTTACGTGTAGGGCTTATCTCGTCATGAATGATTTTACAGTGATGGTCCATGCTGTAGATACGGATATGGGGGATATGTTGTGCCAATGGATTAGGGCTCGGGCTCCTGGATGCAAGATAATTGGTACTGTGGGTTCGATGAGAAAATTGGAATTACTTAAAGATATACGCTGCGAATTGTTGCTTAACTATCTTGAGGATCCAGAAGTCCTTAGAGAGAAAGTACATAAGTTCACCCGTGGGCATGGTGTGAATGCTGTTTATGATTGCATCGGTAAGGACACCTATATGCTTTCCTTGAATTCTCTTGCGCGATTTGGCATATACGTACTCTACGAGCAAAGATCAGGCGAGATTCCTCCGATGTCTTGGAAGGCCTTTCGTGCGCGTTCTTTGTTTTTTACTCATCCCTCGCTCTTTCATTATGCACGTAACCATGTGGAGTCAGTGCTTGCAGTTGCTGAGGTTTTCCATCACATGCGAATCAAAAAGGTAGTACCTAATATTGCTCTTCGGTGTAGTGGCTTGGATGACATACCTGAAGCGCACAGGCAGATTGAGGTTGGTAATGTAAATGGAGCGTCTGTCGTTATTTTTTGA
- the hemC gene encoding hydroxymethylbilane synthase: MLSLKVGTRCSPLALIQARLVERALAPYCARTDLVEVKTSGDIVSDVPLTEVGGKALFLKELEEKLLTGEIDIAVHSMKDVPAFYHDDLEVVPVLKRAIPNDVFVSFRYPNMLSLPNGAVIGTCAPRRVVQLNQRFRVIPLRGNIATRIEKAKNLDGIILAFCALERLGLRRMISEVIHENVMLPGVAQGALCVEFRKKDRFLRELILNISDRETIICTAAERAFLEEINGDCKTALGALAIVKNNILYFTGMLAKDNRPRYFRTSGSCLNAKQVGRRAALALLRM, from the coding sequence ATGTTGTCTCTAAAGGTTGGGACGCGTTGTTCGCCATTAGCACTGATTCAGGCACGTCTCGTAGAGAGAGCTCTTGCTCCCTATTGTGCAAGAACTGATTTAGTCGAAGTAAAGACCTCTGGTGATATAGTCAGTGATGTTCCTTTAACAGAGGTAGGTGGTAAAGCTCTTTTTCTTAAGGAGCTGGAAGAAAAGCTTCTCACAGGTGAAATAGATATAGCAGTCCATTCAATGAAGGATGTACCTGCGTTTTATCATGATGATCTTGAAGTTGTTCCTGTACTCAAGAGGGCTATTCCTAACGATGTTTTTGTTTCTTTTCGATACCCGAATATGTTGTCTCTGCCAAATGGGGCAGTGATTGGAACTTGTGCTCCACGCAGGGTAGTACAACTAAATCAAAGATTTCGTGTTATCCCTTTAAGGGGCAATATTGCTACTAGGATAGAAAAAGCTAAAAACTTAGACGGGATAATCCTCGCCTTCTGTGCTTTAGAAAGACTTGGTTTACGCAGAATGATTTCAGAGGTTATACACGAAAACGTTATGCTTCCGGGTGTTGCTCAGGGTGCACTTTGTGTTGAATTTAGGAAAAAAGATCGTTTTCTTAGGGAATTGATTCTAAACATTTCTGATAGAGAGACTATCATTTGTACTGCAGCTGAGCGTGCTTTCCTCGAAGAGATCAATGGTGATTGCAAAACCGCTTTAGGTGCGCTCGCTATAGTGAAAAACAATATTTTGTATTTCACAGGGATGCTGGCTAAAGACAACAGACCACGTTACTTTAGGACTTCGGGATCCTGTTTGAATGCGAAACAAGTTGGTAGAAGGGCTGCTCTGGCGCTTTTGCGCATGTAA
- a CDS encoding complex I NDUFA9 subunit family protein codes for MKKVTVFGGSGFIGSYVVRELVKSGYRVTVVANSLSCAKKLKLSGNLGQISVVHGDIRYPDDIVKGIGNSEIVINMVGVLRETSSASFGAINHLACAQVAQIAAENGVRRFIHFSALLGCNGATKYGKSKLNGEEAVRSAFPESIIIRPGVVFGEEDNFINLFVKLGRKLRILLLPACKTASIQPVYVGDLALLVAKILQNETLKGEIYPVVGSKRYTLNEICSLISRLLGITVICLPIPYWIALCEAALLECFLLKPVNKFLSGKTAPVITRGQVKMLKYGSISDENALQAFDIPSTALEEKLRSYIRTI; via the coding sequence ATGAAAAAGGTCACTGTTTTTGGCGGCAGTGGGTTTATCGGTTCTTATGTAGTGAGGGAATTGGTAAAGTCCGGCTACCGGGTTACCGTAGTTGCCAATTCGCTTTCGTGCGCAAAAAAGCTTAAGCTTTCCGGAAATCTAGGCCAGATCTCGGTGGTACACGGTGACATAAGGTACCCCGATGATATCGTGAAAGGCATCGGAAACTCTGAGATTGTCATAAACATGGTTGGTGTTCTGAGAGAAACTTCCAGCGCTTCTTTTGGTGCAATTAATCATTTGGCATGCGCGCAGGTTGCACAAATAGCTGCAGAGAACGGTGTGCGACGTTTCATTCATTTTTCCGCACTACTAGGTTGTAATGGTGCAACCAAGTACGGTAAAAGTAAGCTCAATGGAGAAGAAGCAGTAAGATCAGCTTTCCCGGAAAGCATAATAATCAGACCAGGAGTCGTTTTTGGAGAGGAGGACAACTTTATAAATCTCTTCGTTAAACTAGGCAGGAAATTACGTATTTTACTTCTACCTGCATGCAAAACTGCATCAATACAACCAGTTTATGTTGGCGACCTAGCTTTGCTAGTCGCTAAAATTTTGCAGAACGAAACATTGAAAGGTGAGATCTATCCAGTAGTTGGATCAAAAAGATATACACTGAATGAAATTTGTTCGCTCATCAGCAGGCTTCTTGGCATAACTGTGATATGCCTACCGATTCCCTATTGGATAGCACTTTGTGAAGCTGCACTCCTTGAATGCTTTTTGCTGAAACCTGTGAATAAGTTTCTCTCAGGTAAAACTGCACCGGTTATAACACGCGGGCAAGTTAAAATGCTGAAGTACGGCAGTATCTCAGATGAAAACGCTTTGCAGGCATTTGATATTCCCAGCACTGCTCTTGAAGAGAAACTTCGGTCCTACATAAGAACAATTTAA